GGGTCGGCTGGCCGTCCTGTTGGCGGCGCCGGCCCTCGCCCTCTTCGTCACCTGGGGCGAGCCGCAGGCCTGGCGGACCGGCCTGCGGCAGCTCCGCCGGGACGCCCGCGACCGGCCCCGGGACGTCGCCACCGCGACGGCCGCCACGCTGGTCCGCGCCGCCTCCTGGTTCTACCTGACGGTGGCCTCGATCGTGTTGATCGTCGTCGCCCGGTCCGGTGGCCCGGCCCCACCGGCAGTCACCTCGGTCGCCGTCCACCTGGCCATGTTCACCACCGGGGCCACCGTCGCCGCGCTGGGCCGGCTCTACCTCACGATGAACGTGGGGGAGCGGCCGTTTCCCGTCGCCGGGGTGGGCCCGGTGACCGTCGACGACCGGACCGCCCGGCTGCTGCGCCGGGCGGTCACGCCGTCGTGGCTGGACGCCGGCTTCGCGCTCTGGTTCGCGGTCGAGGTCGGCGGGGCCGTCCTGGGTTGACGGCCGGGCGGGGGTCAGACCGGGCCCGGCGGAGCCGGGGGCTCAGACCCGGGCCCGGCGGGCCAGCCGCTCCGGGTCGAGGATGATGATGCTCTTGCCGTCCAGCCGCAGCCAGCCGCGCGAGGCGAAGTCGGCCAGCGCCTTGTTGACCGTCTCCCGGGAGGCGCCGACGAGCTGGGCGATCTCCTCCTGGGTCAGGTCGTGGGTCACCCGCAGCACGCCGCCGTCGCGGGTGCCGAAGCGGCCGGCCATCTGGAGCAGGTTCTTCGCGACGCGACCGGGCACGTCGGTGAATATCAGGTCGGCCAGCGAGTCGTTCGTCCGGCGCAGCCTGCGGGCCAGCACCCGGAGCAGTTGCTCGGCGATCTCCGGCCGGTTGTTCAGCCAGGGCCGCAGCGCCTGCTTGCGCAGCCGGACCAGCCGGGTGTCGGTCACCGCGGTGGCCGTCGCCGTACGCGGACCGGGGTCGAACAGCGACAGCTCGCCGACCATGTCCGACGGGCCCATCACGGCGATCAGGTTCTGCCGGCCGTCGGCGGCCCGCCGCCCCACCTTGATCTTGCCGGACAGCAGGATGTAGAGACTGTCGCCCGGCTCGCCCTCGTTGAACACGACCTCGCCCTTGCGGACCTCGATCGTCTCCATCTCCTTGGCGAGCGCCTCCGCAGCCTCGGGATCCACCCCCTGGAAGATCCCGCTACGGGCCAGTACCTCGTCCATCCCGCACCTCCGCCTGCGCGTGCCGTCCATCGGCCGGGTCCGTCGTCCGCTGATCCCGCGCGCGAGGCCAGTCTAGGCGCACGTGAGCAGGAATCAGAGGCGCACCCCTGGAAACTTGATCGTTGGATGTAACGGGACGGACCTGATCAGAGGCTATGATCCACCGTTTCGTCCGGTCGGCCGGGCGCCCCCGACCGGGCACGCCGTAGGGTCGCCGCATGCTCAGCGAGCCCTTCCTGACGAGCCGCGTCGAGGACGGCCACGACCTGCCGCTGCTCTGCTGGCGGGCCGCCCGGCCACTGCGCGCGGTCAGCTCCGCGCCGCTCGGCGGCGGCCTCGGGCCGCGCAACTGGGTGGTGAACGCGACGGTGCCGATGTCGTACCGCCGGGACGACCCGGCCGACCACCTCGCCGAGCTGGCCGACCGGCTCGGTCTGACCGGCCCCGGCGTCGGGTTGCTGACCGGCGTCGACGTCGCCGAGGTGGTGACCGCCGACGACGGCGGGGTCCGGGTCTGGGCGACCGTCGGACTCGGCGTCCCGGTGGACGCCGCGGCCCCGGCCGGCCCCACCGGGTGGTCCCCGACCGCCGATCCCGGCGTCCCGGTGGCGCCCCGGGTCGGCACGGTCAACATCGTCGTCCTGACACCGGTCCGGCTCGCCGACGCCGCCCTGGTCAACGCGGTGGCCACCGCGACGGAGGCGAAGACGCAGGCGATCCGGGAGCTCGGCCGGCCCGGCACCGGGACCCCGACCGACGCGGTCACCGTGCTCTGCCCGCCGGCCGGGCCGGTCGAGCCGTACGGCGGACCGCGGTCGCGGTGGGGTGGGCGGCTCGCCCGCGCGGTGCACGCCGCCGTCCTCGCCGGCGCGGACGGTCACGACGTGGCCTGGTCGGACCGGCCCGCCTGATGAGCCGGCCCGCCTGATGAGCCGGCCCGGGGCGTGGGCCGGCCCGGTCTGGCGTCGGATCGGTGGGCGGCGTTTTCAGCCGATCGGCCGTCGCCCGGACGCGTTCGCGGCCGGTAGCGTCCCGGGTGATGTCCGCCGCCGCCTGCCGCCCCGCCCACCGCGCCCGCCACCGCCAGGTGGCCGCGCTGGGCGCGCTCCTCACCCTGACCCTCCTCGTCACCGCCGGCTGCACCGGCTCGACGACGGACGACGGCCCGGCCTGGCAGCCGGCCCGGCCGAGCGGCGCCGCCTCCGCCTCGGCCGCCCCGGGTGACCCGCCCGAGGCGGAGAAGAAGGTCGTCTCGCTCTCCGCCACCGGCGACATCATCATGGGCAACGCCCCGAACCGGCTGCCGCCCAACGGCGGCCGGGGCTTCTTCGACGGGGTGCGGGACGCGCTCGCGGCCGACCTGGTGATGGGCAACCTTGAAGAGCCGTTGACCGTCGACACCGGGACGGGCAAGTGCGGCGCGAACTCCACCCGCTGCTTCCAGTTCCGGGCCCCGCCGGAGTACGCCGCCCACCTCAAGGACGCCGGCTTCCACCTGCTCAACCAGGCCAACAACCACGGGTACGACTACGGGCCGGCCGGCTACGAGAACACCCAGGAGGCGCTGGAGGAGCACGGGCTGGAGCACACCGGCGCGCCCGACCAGATCACCGTGGTCGACGTCAAGGGCGTCAAGGTGGCCGTGGCCGGTTTCTCCTCGTACGTCTGGTCGAACAGCCTGGTCGACATCGAGGAGGCCGAGCAGGTCGTCGAGAAGGCCGCCACCATGGCCGACCTGGTCGTCGTGCAGGTGCACATGGGCGCCGAGGGCTCGGAGAAGACCCGGGTGAAGCCGGGCACCGAGATGTTCCTCGGCGAGAACCGGGGCGATCCGGTCAAGTTCTCCCACGCGATGATCGACGCCGGCGCCGACCTGATCGTCGGGCACGGCCCGCACGTGCTCCGGGGCATGGAGTTCTACCAGGGGCGACTGATCGCGTACAGCCTCGGCAACTTCGCCGGCGGCGGCAACTCGCTCAGCAACAACGGCCGGCTGGGCTGGGGTGGCGTGCTGAAGGTGTCGCTCTCCGCCGACGGCAGCTTCGTCGAGGGGTCGTTCGCCTCGACGTACATGAACGGGATCGGCAAGCCGGTCACCGACCCGGACGACCGGGGCCTCGGCCTGCTCAAGCAGCTCAGCGGCCAGGACTTCCCGAAGACCGGGGCCACGTTCGGCGCGGACGGCGCGATCTCGGCCCCCGGGGCGGGCTGAGCCGCCCGACGCGACCCGGCCGGGCACCGACGCGACCGGGCCTCGGCCCGACGTAGGCTGGCCGGCGTGACCACTAGCTCCCCCGGGGTCGTGGAGACCGACCTCGGCCGTAAGCGCCGGGCCCGGCGGATCGGCCGAGCGCTCACCGAGGCCCACCCCGACGCGCACTGCGAACTCGACCACTCCACCGCGCTCGAACTCGCCGTGGCGACCATCCTCTCCGCCCAGTGCACCGACAAGAAGGTCAACGAGGTCACTCCGAAGCTCTTCGCCCGGTACCCGGGCGCGGCCGACTACGCCGGCGCGGACCGTGGCGAGATGGAGGAGCTGATCCGGCCCACCGGCTTCTACCGCAACAAGACCACCTCGCTGATCCGGCTGGGTCAGGCGCTCGTCGAGCGGTACGACGGCCAGGTCCCCGCCCGGCTGGCCGACCTGGTGACCCTGCCCGGGATGGGGCGCAAGACCGCGAACGTGATCCTCGGCAACGCCTTCGGCGTCCCGGGCATCACCGTCGACACGCACTTCCAGCGGCTGACGCACCGCTGGCGGCTGACCACCGAGTCCGACCCGGTCAAGATCGAGCACGCGATCGGGGCGCTGTTCGAGAAGCGTGACTGGACGATGCTCTCGCACCGGGTGATCTTCCACGGCCGGCGGGTCTGCCACGCCCGCAAACCGGCCTGCGGGGCGTGCCCGCTGGCGAAGCTCTGCCCCTCGTACGGCGCCGGGCCGACCGAGGCGGCGATGGCGGCGAAGCTGCTCAAGGGGCCACGGGCCCGGGATCTCGCCGTCGCCGCCGGCGTCGACCCGGACCTGGTACCCGCCCAGGCGGTCGCCGCGGAGGCGCCGTGACCCGCCGGCTCGCCGCCACCCTGCTCGTCCCGTTGCTGCTGGTCGTGGCCGGCTGCACGGCCGGGGAAGCGGACCGGGTCGCGCCGTCTGGTCCGCCGGCCCCGCCGTCGCCGTTCACCGACTGCGCGGCCCTGACCGGTCCCCCCGGCGGGACGTCCCCGGGCTCGTCCGCCGCCGCCGGCTCGCCGGCTCCCGCTGGTACGCCTGCTCCGCCCGGACCGTCCGCCGGTCCGGCCGGTGGGGCGACGTCCGCCGGGGCGTTGCTGCCGGACCTGCGGTTCGCCTGTTTCACCGGGGGCGCGGAGGTGGCCCTGCGGGAGCTGCGCGGGCCGGCCGTGCTGAACCTGTGGGCCTCCTGGTGCGGGCCCTGCCGCAGGGAGCTGCCCGCCTTCCAGCGGCTCGCCGAACGGTCGGCCGGGCGGCTGCACGTGGTCGGCGTGAACACCCGCGACGACCGGCCCCGGGCCGTCTCGGTGGGCGCGGACTTCGGCGTGACCTTCCCGTCGCTTGTCGACACCGACCAGCGGTTGCAGCGGGAGCTCGCCCCGAACGTCCTGCCGGTGAGCGTCTTCGTCGACGCGCAGGGCCGGATCCGGCACCAGGACGTCTCGGGAGCGCTCGACGACGCCCGCCTGGCCGAGCTGGTCCGCCGGCACCTCGGGCTGGAGGTGCCGGCGTGACCGGACGCCGCCTCCCGCCGCCCTGGCTGGGCCCGCTGCTCGGGCGGCTCGACACCGCCCGGGCGGCGGACTTCTCCACGTTGCCCGTGCCGACCAGCGGCGGGCGGGAGAGCGCGGTGCTGGTGCTGTTCGGCGAGGAGCCGGACGTCGGACCGGACGTCCTCGTCCTGCAGCGGGCCGCCACCCTGCGCAACCACGCCGGTCAGCCGGCCTTCCCCGGCGGCGCCACCGACCCCGGTGACACCGACGCCACCGCGACCGCGCTGCGGGAGGCCAACGAGGAGGTCGGCCTCGACCCGGAGAGCGTCACCGTCCTGGCCCACCTGCCGAAGCTGTGGATCCCGATCAGCGACTTCCTGGTCACCCCGGTCCTCGGCTGGTGGCACCGTCCGCACCCGGTGCACCCCCGGGAGCCGGCCGAGGTGGCGCACGTGGCCCGGCTGCCCGTCGCCGAGCTGGTCGACCCGGCGAACCGGCTGCGGGTACGCCATCCGAGCGGCTGGATCGGCCCGGCGTTCGCCGCGCGCGGCATGCTCGTCTGGGGTTTCACCGCGGGCGTGCTCGCCGCCGTCCTGGAGATGGGTGGCTGGGCCCGGCCCTGGCCCCGGGACCGGGTGGTGGACCTGCCGCCGACGAACGCCGTCCCGGCCCCCTCGGCCGGCACCGACCCCGCCGACGAGCTGACCGGCAACTGACCGGGCCGGCCCGGCGACCGACCAGGCCGGGCGGCGGACGTGTGGACGCCGGCCGGCGGGCCGGTCACGACGGTTGTCGTCGCCGCTGTCCGGCGCCCGTACGCTGGACGGGTGTCGGTTGTTGATCTCGTGCTGCTGCTGCTCATGCTGGTGTTCGCGATAAGCGGATACCGACAGGGGTTCGTCATCGGAGCGCTGTCCTTCACCGGCTTCTTCCTGGGCGCGCTGCTCGGGCTCCAGGTCGGGCCGCTGCTGGCCCAGCGGTTCACCGACAACGTCACCCGGGTGATCATCGCGTTGGTGGCGGTGTTCGGGTTGGCGGTGCTCGGGCAGGCCCTGGCCGGCTGGCTCGGCTCGCACCTGCGGCACGCGATCACCAGCCGGATCGGTCGCCGGGTCGACGACGTCGGCGGCGCGTTCGTCTCGTTGTTCGCGGTGATCATGGTGGCCTGGCTGGTCGCCGTGCCGCTCGGCTCGTCGTCGCTGCCCTGGCTGGCCGCCTCGGTACGCAACAGCGCGCTGCTCACCGTGGTCGACCGGGTGATGCCGGACCGCGCGCAGCAGCTCTCCACCGCGCTGCGGGACACCGTCGACACCAACGGCTTCCCGGACGTCTTCGGTGACCTCGCCCCCACCCGGGCCCGGCAGGTGTCACCGCCCGACCCGGCGCTCGCCGGCTCCCAGGTCGTCGCCAACGGGCAGCGGTCCGTGGTGAAGGTGCTCGGCTCCGCGCCGAGCTGCGGCCGGCGCATCGAGGGCTCCGGCTTCGTCTACGCCGAGAACCGGGTGATGACGAACGCGCACGTGGTCGCCGGCACCCGTACCGTCTCGGTGGAGCTGGGCGGTGACCGGTACGACGGCCGGGTGGTGGTCTACGACCCGGACCGGGACCTCGCCGTGCTCTACGTGCCCGACCTGCCCGGCCCGCCGATGCGGTTCGCGGCCAGGTCGGCGGCGAGCGGGGCGGACGCGATCGTCCTGGGCTTCCCGCTCGACGGCCCGTACGACGCGCAGTCGGCCCGGGTGCGTGACGTCGACCGGATCACCGGGCCGGACATCTACGCCTCCGGCGACGTCACCCGGGAGGTCTACACCATCCGCGCGTTGGTCCGCAGCGGCAACTCCGGCGGCCCGCTGGTCGCGCCGAACGGCCTGGTGCTGGGGGTGATCTTCGCGGCGGCGGCGGACGACCCGAACACCGGCTTCGCGGTGACCGCCGAGGAGGCCCGCCCGGTGGCGCTGGCCGGGGCGGAACGGACCCGGGGCGTCGAGACCGGCGACTGCACCTGAGCCGGGCCGGGGGAGGGGTCTGGTGAGGTCGCCCCTCCCCGGCTCCGGGGGCCCGGGTCAGCCCAGGAACTTGTCCAGCGCGGCCTCGATCGCGCCGGTGTCCGGCGAGGCGTACGCCTTCATGGTGTTCTTGTTGTAGGTCACGAACGACGGGCAGCGCACCGCCGGCGCGTTGATCGTGCCGCCGTCGCCGATCTTCTGCGCGGTCTTCGCCGCGTAGAAGGTGAGCTGGTACCGCGACGACACGTAGTCGACCGAGACGACCTTGTCGGAGCTGTCCTTGAGCTGGCACTTGCGGCCGGTGCCCTCGCTGCCCTCCACGAACTTGAGGCAGCCGACCACGCTGACCTCGTCGAACTCGTCACTCTTGGCGTAGTACGACTTACCGTAACCGGTGGACCGCAGCAGCCAGCTCGACGGCCGCTCCACCGAGTTGTAGAAGGTGTACGCCTTCGACCCGGCCGGAGCGCTGTACGCCTTGGCGTTGAGGATCGGGCTGCCCTCGCAGACCGCCTCGAAGTCACTGGAGTACCGCGCGGTGACCGCGTTGTTGTTCTGCGGGGCGTCGTCGCCCCCGGGCGCCGGGGCGCTGGTCGAGGGGGTGGCGCCCGGCTCGGTCTCGCCGCCGCCGGGAGCCGGGGCGGTGGCGACCGGCGGCGCCGGCTCGTCGTCGTCACCAGCGGCCACCAGCACGCCGACGCCGACGCCGCAGAGCGCCAGCAGAGCCACGGTGGCGGCGCCGACGCCGAGCCCGATGATCAGGCCGCGGTTCTTCTTCGGCGGCGGCACCGGGGCGGCGAACTGCGGCGGCGGGGGATAACCCTGCTGGTGCCCGTAGCCGTACGGGTCCGGCTGGCCGGAGATCGGCTGCCCGGGCGGCCCCCACGGCTGCCCGGAGATCGGCTGCCCGGGAGCCGGCTGGCCCGGCGGCGGCCCCCAGGGCTGCCCGGCGTTCGGATCGGACGGTCCTCCGTACGGAGGGTGACTGTCGCTCATCTCTAGCCCTATCGCTTCGGCGGTGCGGTGGCGCATGGGATCAGAGATCACGATAAACAGCTATGCAAACTGCCTGTTCAGCGGCGTCAGCTCTGGTTGGAGCGCGGACAGGCGGGCCTGAACTGAGGTTAAGGGCGCCGTTGGCGCAGAGTGGAGACGTGGCCACCCACAGTGAAATGGTCTGGACCGTCCGTCGGTCAGCGGCGGGCCGGACGGCGGAACCGGCGGACCAGCAGGACCACGGCGGTGACCAGCGCCACTACCGCCGCCACACCGGCCCAGAGCCGGGCCGGGCCGGTGACCTCCGCCCCACCCGCGGCGCGGGCCCGCCACCCGTCCCCGCGTCCCGTGCCGGTCAGACCGAGCCGGTCCGCCTCGGCCTCCGGGGCGTCGGTCGAGCCCGGCGCCCGCCCGAAGCCGACCTCGCCCGGTGAGGACCGGTCGTCCAACGGGTTGCGGGTCACCGCGGGCACGTCCCGGGTGAGCGCCGCGACCGGGTCGACCCGCCCGAAGCCGAACGTGTCGTCCCGGCCGGCGGGGCCGATGTCCCGCGCGGTGCCGATCAGCCGGTTGACCACCTCACCGGCGGAGAGCTGCGGGAAACGGGCCCGCACCAGCGCGGCGGCGGCGGTCACCAGAGGCGCCGCGAAACTCGTCCCCTGCACCCGCCAGTAGCCGCCGGGACGGGCCCCGACCAGCCCGGTGGCCGGCGCGGTCAGCACCGTCTCCGGCCCGCTTATCGAACCGGACCAGAGGGTGTCGGTGTCCCGCTCCAGGCCGGCCACCGCGATCACCCCCGGCTCCCGGGCCGGGTACCAGGCGCGACCGTTCGGCGAGACGGCCAGGTTGCCGGTGCAGGCGACCACCACCACGTCCCGGGCGAAGGCGTAGTCCAGCGCCGCGGCCAGGGCCGGGCTGTCGCCACTGCCGCCGAGGGAGAGGTTGATGACCCGGGCCCCGTGGTCGACCGCCCACCGGACGCCCTTGGCGACGATCAGGGCGTCGTCGTAGCGGTTCTCCGCGTCGAGCACCCGGACCGGCAG
The sequence above is a segment of the Micromonospora sp. WMMD882 genome. Coding sequences within it:
- a CDS encoding Crp/Fnr family transcriptional regulator; amino-acid sequence: MDEVLARSGIFQGVDPEAAEALAKEMETIEVRKGEVVFNEGEPGDSLYILLSGKIKVGRRAADGRQNLIAVMGPSDMVGELSLFDPGPRTATATAVTDTRLVRLRKQALRPWLNNRPEIAEQLLRVLARRLRRTNDSLADLIFTDVPGRVAKNLLQMAGRFGTRDGGVLRVTHDLTQEEIAQLVGASRETVNKALADFASRGWLRLDGKSIIILDPERLARRARV
- a CDS encoding adenosylcobinamide amidohydrolase codes for the protein MLSEPFLTSRVEDGHDLPLLCWRAARPLRAVSSAPLGGGLGPRNWVVNATVPMSYRRDDPADHLAELADRLGLTGPGVGLLTGVDVAEVVTADDGGVRVWATVGLGVPVDAAAPAGPTGWSPTADPGVPVAPRVGTVNIVVLTPVRLADAALVNAVATATEAKTQAIRELGRPGTGTPTDAVTVLCPPAGPVEPYGGPRSRWGGRLARAVHAAVLAGADGHDVAWSDRPA
- a CDS encoding CapA family protein, whose amino-acid sequence is MSAAACRPAHRARHRQVAALGALLTLTLLVTAGCTGSTTDDGPAWQPARPSGAASASAAPGDPPEAEKKVVSLSATGDIIMGNAPNRLPPNGGRGFFDGVRDALAADLVMGNLEEPLTVDTGTGKCGANSTRCFQFRAPPEYAAHLKDAGFHLLNQANNHGYDYGPAGYENTQEALEEHGLEHTGAPDQITVVDVKGVKVAVAGFSSYVWSNSLVDIEEAEQVVEKAATMADLVVVQVHMGAEGSEKTRVKPGTEMFLGENRGDPVKFSHAMIDAGADLIVGHGPHVLRGMEFYQGRLIAYSLGNFAGGGNSLSNNGRLGWGGVLKVSLSADGSFVEGSFASTYMNGIGKPVTDPDDRGLGLLKQLSGQDFPKTGATFGADGAISAPGAG
- the nth gene encoding endonuclease III, which encodes MTTSSPGVVETDLGRKRRARRIGRALTEAHPDAHCELDHSTALELAVATILSAQCTDKKVNEVTPKLFARYPGAADYAGADRGEMEELIRPTGFYRNKTTSLIRLGQALVERYDGQVPARLADLVTLPGMGRKTANVILGNAFGVPGITVDTHFQRLTHRWRLTTESDPVKIEHAIGALFEKRDWTMLSHRVIFHGRRVCHARKPACGACPLAKLCPSYGAGPTEAAMAAKLLKGPRARDLAVAAGVDPDLVPAQAVAAEAP
- a CDS encoding TlpA disulfide reductase family protein, yielding MTRRLAATLLVPLLLVVAGCTAGEADRVAPSGPPAPPSPFTDCAALTGPPGGTSPGSSAAAGSPAPAGTPAPPGPSAGPAGGATSAGALLPDLRFACFTGGAEVALRELRGPAVLNLWASWCGPCRRELPAFQRLAERSAGRLHVVGVNTRDDRPRAVSVGADFGVTFPSLVDTDQRLQRELAPNVLPVSVFVDAQGRIRHQDVSGALDDARLAELVRRHLGLEVPA
- a CDS encoding CoA pyrophosphatase, which translates into the protein MTGRRLPPPWLGPLLGRLDTARAADFSTLPVPTSGGRESAVLVLFGEEPDVGPDVLVLQRAATLRNHAGQPAFPGGATDPGDTDATATALREANEEVGLDPESVTVLAHLPKLWIPISDFLVTPVLGWWHRPHPVHPREPAEVAHVARLPVAELVDPANRLRVRHPSGWIGPAFAARGMLVWGFTAGVLAAVLEMGGWARPWPRDRVVDLPPTNAVPAPSAGTDPADELTGN
- a CDS encoding MarP family serine protease; this translates as MSVVDLVLLLLMLVFAISGYRQGFVIGALSFTGFFLGALLGLQVGPLLAQRFTDNVTRVIIALVAVFGLAVLGQALAGWLGSHLRHAITSRIGRRVDDVGGAFVSLFAVIMVAWLVAVPLGSSSLPWLAASVRNSALLTVVDRVMPDRAQQLSTALRDTVDTNGFPDVFGDLAPTRARQVSPPDPALAGSQVVANGQRSVVKVLGSAPSCGRRIEGSGFVYAENRVMTNAHVVAGTRTVSVELGGDRYDGRVVVYDPDRDLAVLYVPDLPGPPMRFAARSAASGADAIVLGFPLDGPYDAQSARVRDVDRITGPDIYASGDVTREVYTIRALVRSGNSGGPLVAPNGLVLGVIFAAAADDPNTGFAVTAEEARPVALAGAERTRGVETGDCT
- the mycP gene encoding type VII secretion-associated serine protease mycosin produces the protein MPGRRVAGARRRIGRTLLAVAATAVPLAPPPAVAAPPAVAAPPVAWSAPAPVSLTATVTAPGRVVPVRREPVTVEPLYAPTRADQVRNDQWQLDALDAETAWRTSTGRGVTVAVIDSGVDASHPDLAGQVLPGLDLVTPDAAGRPDPVGHGTTVAALIAGRRDDRRGAVGLAPDAKILPVRVLDAENRYDDALIVAKGVRWAVDHGARVINLSLGGSGDSPALAAALDYAFARDVVVVACTGNLAVSPNGRAWYPAREPGVIAVAGLERDTDTLWSGSISGPETVLTAPATGLVGARPGGYWRVQGTSFAAPLVTAAAALVRARFPQLSAGEVVNRLIGTARDIGPAGRDDTFGFGRVDPVAALTRDVPAVTRNPLDDRSSPGEVGFGRAPGSTDAPEAEADRLGLTGTGRGDGWRARAAGGAEVTGPARLWAGVAAVVALVTAVVLLVRRFRRPARR